The Streptomyces sp. RKAG293 genome includes a region encoding these proteins:
- the mctP gene encoding monocarboxylate uptake permease MctP produces the protein MTGGVNGVALGVFIFFFVAVTVLGFLAARWRRADNALSLDEWGLGGRSFGTWITWFLLGGDLYTAYTFVAVPAAIYAAGAAGFFAVPYTIITYPLVFLFLPRLWSISHKHGYVTSSDFIRGRFGSKGLSLAMAVTGILATMPYIALQLVGIQAVLDVMGVGGGENSSWFMKDLPLLIAFGVLAAYTYSSGLRAPAMIAFVKDALIYIVIAVAIIYIPYKLGGFDSIFDKAGKAYATVNPATGKPRGSLVSGPQAQWAYATLALGSAMALFLYPHSVTAVLSGKSRNVIRRNTTILPLYSLMLGLLAMLGFMALAAGVGVGVKGYNPQTAIPQLFEDMFPDWFAGVAFAAIGIGALVPAAIMSIAAANLFTRNIYKDFIKPDATPAQETKVSKLVSLLVKVGALIFVLTMDKTVAINFQLLGGIWILQTVPAIVGGLFTRWFHRWALLAGWAAGMFYGTWKAYEQHTPAQNHFAGNADLIPYIGEKGYIGLTAFVINIVVAVVLTFVLKALKAPEGVDETSPSDYTADSGEPGVKKELPLDPEPAVLN, from the coding sequence ATGACCGGTGGTGTCAACGGTGTGGCGCTCGGCGTCTTCATCTTCTTCTTCGTGGCGGTCACCGTCCTGGGCTTCCTGGCGGCCCGCTGGCGGCGCGCCGACAACGCGCTGAGCCTGGACGAATGGGGTCTGGGCGGCCGGAGCTTCGGCACCTGGATCACCTGGTTCCTGCTCGGCGGCGACCTCTACACGGCGTACACCTTCGTCGCCGTCCCGGCGGCGATCTACGCGGCGGGCGCGGCCGGCTTCTTCGCGGTGCCGTACACGATCATCACGTACCCGCTGGTCTTCCTCTTCCTGCCGCGGCTCTGGTCGATCTCCCACAAGCACGGCTACGTCACGTCCTCGGACTTCATCCGCGGCCGCTTCGGCTCCAAGGGCCTGTCGCTGGCGATGGCCGTCACCGGCATCCTCGCCACGATGCCGTACATCGCGCTGCAACTCGTCGGGATCCAGGCGGTCCTGGACGTGATGGGCGTCGGCGGCGGCGAGAACTCCAGCTGGTTCATGAAGGACCTGCCGCTGCTGATCGCGTTCGGGGTGCTCGCGGCGTACACGTACTCCTCGGGGCTGCGCGCGCCCGCGATGATCGCGTTCGTCAAGGACGCGCTGATCTACATCGTCATCGCGGTGGCGATCATCTACATCCCGTACAAGCTGGGCGGCTTCGACAGCATCTTCGACAAGGCGGGCAAGGCCTACGCCACCGTCAACCCGGCGACGGGGAAGCCCAGGGGCTCGCTGGTCTCCGGGCCACAGGCGCAGTGGGCGTACGCGACCCTGGCGCTCGGTTCGGCCATGGCGCTGTTCCTGTACCCGCACTCGGTGACCGCGGTGCTGTCCGGCAAGAGCCGCAACGTCATCCGCCGCAACACCACCATCCTGCCGCTGTACTCGCTGATGCTGGGCCTGCTGGCGATGCTCGGCTTCATGGCGCTGGCGGCCGGCGTCGGTGTCGGGGTGAAGGGGTACAACCCGCAGACGGCGATCCCGCAGCTGTTCGAGGACATGTTCCCCGACTGGTTCGCGGGGGTGGCGTTCGCCGCGATCGGCATCGGCGCGCTGGTGCCCGCGGCCATCATGTCGATCGCCGCGGCGAACCTGTTCACCCGCAACATCTACAAGGACTTCATCAAGCCCGACGCCACCCCCGCGCAGGAGACCAAGGTCTCCAAGCTGGTGTCGCTGCTGGTGAAGGTCGGCGCGCTGATCTTCGTCCTCACCATGGACAAGACCGTCGCGATCAACTTCCAGCTGCTGGGCGGCATCTGGATCCTGCAGACCGTCCCGGCCATCGTCGGCGGTCTGTTCACCCGGTGGTTCCACCGCTGGGCGCTGCTGGCCGGCTGGGCCGCGGGCATGTTCTACGGCACCTGGAAGGCGTACGAGCAGCACACCCCGGCGCAGAACCACTTCGCCGGGAACGCGGACCTGATCCCGTACATCGGCGAGAAGGGCTACATCGGCCTCACGGCCTTCGTGATCAACATAGTGGTGGCGGTCGTGCTGACCTTCGTCCTCAAGGCGCTCAAGGCGCCTGAGGGCGTCGACGAGACCTCGCCCTCCGACTACACGGCCGACTCCGGTGAGCCGGGCGTCAAGAAAGAGCTGCCGCTGGATCCTGAGCCGGCGGTTCTCAACTGA
- a CDS encoding extracellular solute-binding protein gives MKRKLIAAIGVATMIAGVAACGSDKKDDTAAKPADRKDTVTVWLMSDAQSTWPELVKSVNDEFKAKYPNVTVKVQYQQWSDKVQKLDAALSGSSAPDVVELGNTETMTYILNGALAEVDKTKFENSATWIKGLEDTCSYQGKLYCVPYYAGARVAIYNADVFKAATGSADMPKTETDLTAALDKIAAAKGADKAYSPLYLPGEYWYAAMSYVKAYGGQIAKYDGGKWTGTLSSPEAQEGLKHFIELVNKYNHGDKTKDEADHAAVMAQEKTALIYGNGWESGSVVDTKAPGNPKLKDAIKTAGMPGPNGKALPSFIGGSDLAVVGKSKVQDLAKEWIASFTSEKSEAVLAGKKILPNNTKQLEPLKSDPATAPIANAVPDAWFTPIAPGWATIEKQNILKNMLLDIIKGKSIADATKAADDKINSLINNAS, from the coding sequence ATGAAGCGCAAGCTCATCGCGGCAATCGGTGTCGCGACCATGATCGCGGGCGTCGCAGCGTGTGGCAGCGACAAGAAGGACGACACGGCCGCGAAGCCGGCGGACCGCAAGGACACCGTGACCGTCTGGCTCATGAGTGACGCCCAGAGCACCTGGCCGGAGCTGGTCAAGAGCGTCAATGACGAGTTCAAGGCGAAGTACCCGAACGTCACCGTGAAGGTGCAGTACCAGCAGTGGAGCGACAAGGTCCAGAAGCTGGACGCCGCGCTCTCCGGCTCCAGCGCTCCGGATGTCGTCGAGCTCGGCAACACCGAGACCATGACCTACATCCTCAACGGTGCCCTCGCCGAGGTCGACAAGACCAAGTTCGAGAATTCGGCCACCTGGATCAAGGGCCTCGAGGACACCTGCTCGTACCAGGGCAAGCTCTACTGCGTGCCGTACTACGCCGGTGCCCGTGTGGCGATCTACAACGCCGATGTCTTCAAGGCCGCGACCGGCTCCGCCGACATGCCGAAGACCGAGACCGACCTGACCGCCGCGCTGGACAAGATCGCGGCCGCGAAGGGCGCCGACAAGGCGTACTCGCCGCTCTACCTGCCGGGCGAGTACTGGTACGCGGCCATGTCCTACGTCAAGGCGTACGGCGGCCAGATCGCCAAGTACGACGGCGGCAAGTGGACCGGCACCCTGTCCTCCCCGGAGGCCCAGGAAGGTCTGAAGCACTTCATCGAGCTGGTCAACAAGTACAACCACGGTGACAAGACCAAGGACGAGGCGGACCACGCCGCGGTCATGGCCCAGGAGAAGACCGCGCTGATCTACGGCAACGGCTGGGAGTCCGGCAGCGTCGTCGACACCAAGGCGCCCGGCAACCCGAAGCTGAAGGACGCCATCAAGACGGCCGGTATGCCCGGCCCGAACGGCAAGGCGCTGCCGTCCTTCATCGGTGGCTCGGACCTCGCCGTCGTCGGCAAGTCCAAGGTCCAGGACCTCGCCAAGGAGTGGATCGCCAGCTTCACCAGCGAGAAGTCCGAGGCCGTGCTGGCCGGCAAGAAGATCCTCCCGAACAACACCAAGCAGCTCGAGCCGCTGAAGTCGGACCCGGCCACCGCGCCGATCGCCAACGCGGTGCCGGACGCCTGGTTCACCCCGATCGCTCCGGGCTGGGCCACGATCGAGAAGCAGAACATCCTCAAGAACATGCTGCTCGACATCATCAAGGGCAAGTCCATCGCCGACGCCACCAAGGCGGCCGACGACAAGATCAACTCGCTGATCAACAACGCCTCCTGA
- a CDS encoding ribonucleoside-diphosphate reductase subunit alpha, whose amino-acid sequence MTIAPAAPASAGTILLHTLTELTVDLPDTDPGRVAAAALRGRNAGSDEAELRALATEAAAGLISEDPQYSRLAARLLARAVADEAAGQGAVSFSASIAVGHREGLIADATAEFVLLHAARLDAMIDDTADDRLEYFGLRTLHSRYLLRHPITRQVIETPQHFLLRVACGLAEDHSVRALVEVGELYALTSTLSYLPSSPTLFNSGTRHPQMSSCYLLDSPLDELDSIYDRYHQVARLSKHAGGIGIPFSRIRSRGSLIRGTNGHSNGIVPFLRTLDASVAAVNQGGRRKGAAAVYLETWHADIEEFLELRDNTGEEARRTHNLNLAHWIPDEFMRRVDSDTDWSLFSPADVPELVDLWGGDFDAAYHKAESAGLAIKTIPARQLYARMMRTLAQTGNGWLNFKDSANRTANQTALPGNVVHSSNLCTEILEVSDDGETAVCNLGSVNLSAHLGTDGEMDWQKLDATVRTAVTFLDRVVDINFYPTDQAGASNSRWRPVGLGLMGLQDVFFQLRLPFDSAEARTLSTRISERIMLAAYEASATLAERHGPHPGWEQTRTAQGVLHPDHYDTAESLWPERWNALRARIAKTGMRNSLLLAIAPTATIASIAGVYECIEPQVSNLFKRETLSGEFLQVNSYLVNELKELGVWDAQSREALRESNGSVEGFTWIPAEVRALYRTAWELPQRALIDMAAARTPYLDQSQSLNLFMASPTIGKLSSMYAYAWKQGLKTTYYLRSRPATRIARAAAAAPAAAVPAPIPVQQTTDDDAVACSLENPESCEACQ is encoded by the coding sequence GTGACCATCGCGCCCGCAGCCCCCGCCTCAGCAGGAACCATCCTGCTGCACACCCTGACGGAACTGACCGTCGACCTCCCCGACACCGACCCCGGCCGGGTCGCCGCTGCCGCCCTCCGCGGCCGCAACGCCGGATCGGACGAGGCCGAACTGCGGGCGCTGGCCACCGAGGCCGCCGCCGGACTGATCTCCGAGGACCCGCAGTACAGCCGGCTCGCGGCCCGGCTGCTGGCCCGCGCGGTCGCCGACGAGGCGGCGGGGCAGGGCGCCGTCTCCTTCTCCGCCTCCATCGCCGTCGGGCACCGCGAAGGCCTGATCGCCGACGCCACCGCCGAGTTCGTCCTGCTGCACGCCGCCCGCCTGGACGCGATGATCGACGACACCGCCGACGACCGCCTCGAGTACTTCGGCCTGCGCACCCTGCACAGCCGCTATCTGCTGCGGCACCCGATCACCCGCCAGGTCATCGAGACCCCGCAGCACTTCCTGCTGCGCGTCGCCTGCGGCCTGGCCGAGGACCACTCGGTGCGCGCCCTCGTCGAGGTCGGCGAGCTCTACGCGCTGACCAGCACGCTCTCCTACCTCCCCAGCTCCCCCACGCTCTTCAACTCCGGCACCCGGCACCCGCAGATGTCGTCGTGCTACCTGCTGGACTCCCCGCTCGACGAGCTGGACTCGATCTACGACCGCTACCACCAGGTCGCCCGGCTCTCGAAGCACGCCGGCGGCATCGGCATCCCGTTCAGCCGGATCCGCTCCCGCGGCTCGCTGATCCGCGGCACCAACGGGCACTCCAACGGCATCGTCCCGTTCCTGCGCACCCTCGACGCGTCCGTCGCCGCCGTCAACCAGGGCGGCCGGCGCAAGGGCGCCGCCGCCGTCTACCTGGAGACGTGGCACGCCGACATCGAGGAGTTCCTGGAGCTGCGCGACAACACCGGCGAGGAGGCCAGGCGTACGCACAACCTCAACCTCGCGCACTGGATCCCCGACGAGTTCATGCGCCGGGTGGACTCCGACACCGACTGGTCGCTGTTCTCCCCCGCCGACGTACCCGAGCTCGTCGACCTGTGGGGCGGCGACTTCGACGCCGCCTACCACAAGGCCGAGTCCGCCGGTCTGGCCATCAAGACCATCCCGGCCCGCCAGCTCTACGCCCGGATGATGCGCACCCTCGCGCAGACCGGCAACGGCTGGCTGAACTTCAAGGACTCCGCCAACCGCACCGCCAACCAGACGGCGCTGCCCGGCAACGTCGTCCACTCCTCGAACCTGTGCACCGAGATCCTGGAGGTCTCCGACGACGGCGAGACCGCCGTCTGCAACCTCGGCTCGGTCAACCTCTCCGCCCACCTCGGCACCGACGGCGAGATGGACTGGCAGAAGCTCGACGCGACGGTCCGCACCGCCGTCACCTTCCTCGACCGCGTGGTGGACATCAACTTCTACCCGACCGACCAGGCCGGCGCGTCGAACTCCCGCTGGCGGCCGGTGGGCCTGGGCCTGATGGGCCTGCAGGACGTCTTCTTCCAGCTGCGGCTGCCGTTCGACTCCGCCGAAGCGCGGACGCTGTCCACCCGCATCTCCGAGCGGATCATGCTCGCCGCGTACGAGGCGTCCGCCACCCTCGCCGAGCGGCACGGCCCGCACCCCGGCTGGGAGCAGACCCGTACCGCCCAGGGCGTGCTGCACCCCGACCACTACGACACCGCCGAGTCGCTCTGGCCGGAGCGCTGGAACGCGCTGCGCGCCCGGATCGCGAAGACCGGCATGCGCAACTCCCTACTGCTGGCCATCGCGCCGACCGCGACGATCGCCTCGATCGCCGGTGTCTACGAGTGCATCGAGCCGCAGGTCTCCAACCTCTTCAAGCGCGAGACGCTGTCGGGTGAGTTCCTCCAGGTCAACTCCTACCTGGTGAACGAGCTCAAGGAGCTCGGCGTCTGGGACGCCCAGTCCCGCGAGGCGCTGCGCGAGTCCAACGGCTCCGTCGAGGGCTTCACCTGGATCCCGGCCGAGGTGCGCGCCCTGTACCGCACCGCCTGGGAGCTGCCGCAGCGCGCCCTGATCGACATGGCCGCGGCGCGCACCCCGTACCTCGACCAGAGCCAGTCGCTGAACCTCTTCATGGCCTCGCCGACCATCGGCAAGCTCAGCTCGATGTACGCGTACGCCTGGAAGCAGGGTCTGAAGACCACGTACTACCTGCGGTCCCGGCCGGCCACCAGGATCGCCCGCGCCGCCGCGGCAGCGCCGGCGGCCGCCGTGCCCGCGCCCATCCCCGTCCAGCAGACGACCGACGACGACGCCGTCGCCTGCTCCCTGGAAAACCCCGAGTCCTGCGAGGCCTGCCAGTAA
- a CDS encoding ribonucleotide-diphosphate reductase subunit beta, with amino-acid sequence MPSTPNTTTHEKHLLDPGFELTLRPMRYPEFYERYHNAIKNTWSVEEVDLHSDVADLAKLSPGEQHMIGRLVAFFATGDSIVSNNLVLTLYKHINSPEARLYLSRQLFEEAVHVQFYLTLLDTYLPDPDDRAAAFDAVESIPSIREKAQFCFKWMDSVEKIDRLESKSDRRRFLLNLICFAACIEGLFFYGAFAYVYWFRSRGLLHGLATGTNWVFRDETGHMDAAFAFVDTVREEEPDLFDAELDQQITDMIREAVEAELQFGRDLCGDGLPGMNTESMREYLQCVADQRLARLGIKPVYGSENPFSFMELQGVQELTNFFERRASAYQVAVEGTVGFDDDF; translated from the coding sequence ATGCCCAGCACACCCAACACGACGACGCACGAGAAGCACCTCCTGGACCCGGGCTTCGAGCTGACCCTGCGTCCGATGCGCTACCCGGAGTTCTACGAGCGCTACCACAACGCGATCAAGAACACCTGGTCCGTCGAGGAGGTCGACCTCCACTCCGACGTCGCCGACCTCGCCAAGCTCTCCCCCGGCGAGCAGCACATGATCGGCCGCCTCGTCGCGTTCTTCGCGACCGGTGACTCGATCGTCTCCAACAACCTCGTGCTCACGCTCTACAAGCACATCAACTCGCCCGAGGCCCGGCTCTACCTGTCCCGCCAGCTCTTCGAGGAGGCCGTGCACGTCCAGTTCTATCTGACGCTGCTCGACACGTACCTCCCCGACCCGGACGACCGGGCCGCCGCCTTCGACGCGGTCGAGAGCATCCCGTCGATCCGCGAGAAGGCGCAGTTCTGCTTCAAGTGGATGGACTCCGTCGAGAAGATCGACCGGCTGGAGTCCAAGTCCGACCGGCGCCGCTTCCTGCTCAACCTGATCTGCTTCGCGGCCTGCATCGAGGGGCTGTTCTTCTACGGCGCCTTCGCCTACGTCTACTGGTTCCGCTCGCGGGGCCTGCTGCACGGACTGGCGACCGGCACCAACTGGGTCTTCCGCGACGAGACCGGTCACATGGACGCGGCGTTCGCGTTCGTCGACACCGTCCGCGAGGAGGAGCCGGACCTCTTCGACGCGGAACTCGACCAGCAGATCACCGACATGATCCGCGAGGCCGTCGAGGCGGAACTCCAGTTCGGCCGCGACCTCTGCGGTGACGGCCTGCCCGGCATGAACACCGAGTCGATGCGCGAGTACCTCCAGTGCGTCGCCGACCAGCGCCTCGCCCGGCTCGGCATCAAGCCGGTCTACGGCTCGGAGAACCCCTTCTCCTTCATGGAGCTCCAGGGCGTCCAGGAACTGACCAACTTCTTCGAACGCCGCGCCTCCGCCTACCAGGTGGCGGTCGAGGGCACGGTCGGCTTCGACGACGACTTCTAG
- a CDS encoding carbohydrate ABC transporter permease — MSAADTHATEPLERGLVESPPPAQDRPASGRGARRRPATRQNRTLPYLLITPALVVMAGVLGWPLIDTVVLSFQDMRRNNLWGGTTPPWVGLDQYTTILGDSEFWHVFIRTVVFVVVCVFFTMLLGLLIAMLLQRVSPWLRVMITSAMVAVWAMPLLVSTSVFKFMFDSDYGLVNELLSKLPGVDYAGHNWFLNPTSGLAIIAALVVWAAIPFIAISLHSALTQVPKELEEAARIDGASGFGIFRFVTFPVIKPVFVMTTTLSIIWDFGVLGQVLLMRNNHPEPDYQLLGLYSFTQAFTSNSFSTGAAISIITVVMLSGVSVYYLRQLMKIGEVE, encoded by the coding sequence ATGAGTGCCGCCGACACGCATGCCACCGAGCCGCTGGAGCGGGGCCTCGTGGAGAGCCCGCCGCCGGCTCAGGACCGGCCCGCATCCGGGCGGGGGGCCCGCCGCCGGCCGGCCACCCGGCAGAACAGAACCCTGCCGTACTTGCTGATCACTCCGGCCCTGGTGGTCATGGCGGGCGTGCTCGGCTGGCCGCTGATCGACACCGTCGTGCTGTCCTTCCAGGACATGAGACGCAACAACCTGTGGGGCGGTACAACACCCCCGTGGGTCGGTCTCGACCAGTACACGACGATCCTCGGCGACTCCGAGTTCTGGCACGTGTTCATCCGCACGGTCGTCTTCGTCGTCGTCTGTGTCTTCTTCACCATGCTGCTCGGGCTGCTCATAGCGATGCTGCTGCAGCGGGTGTCGCCCTGGCTCCGGGTGATGATCACCAGCGCGATGGTCGCCGTCTGGGCGATGCCGCTGCTGGTCTCCACCTCGGTCTTCAAGTTCATGTTCGACTCGGACTACGGGTTGGTCAACGAGCTGCTCAGCAAGCTCCCCGGGGTCGACTACGCCGGGCACAACTGGTTCCTCAACCCCACCTCGGGGCTGGCGATCATCGCCGCCCTGGTGGTCTGGGCGGCCATCCCGTTCATCGCCATCAGCCTGCACTCGGCGCTCACCCAGGTGCCCAAGGAGCTGGAGGAGGCGGCCAGGATCGACGGCGCCAGCGGCTTCGGCATCTTCCGGTTCGTCACCTTCCCGGTGATCAAGCCGGTCTTCGTCATGACGACGACGCTGTCGATCATCTGGGACTTCGGTGTGCTCGGCCAGGTGCTGCTGATGCGCAACAACCACCCGGAGCCGGACTACCAGCTGCTGGGCCTCTACTCCTTCACCCAGGCGTTCACCAGTAACTCCTTCAGCACGGGTGCCGCGATCTCCATCATCACCGTGGTGATGCTGTCCGGCGTCTCCGTCTACTACCTGCGCCAGCTGATGAAGATCGGAGAGGTCGAGTGA
- a CDS encoding DUF3311 domain-containing protein, with protein sequence MSAPPETSPTPNRTPVVTPSRVVAGVCLVIPLVAMLWVSSYSRLTPEFIGIPFFYWYQMAWVFISAGLTTIAYLLVRREERARKGAAS encoded by the coding sequence ATGTCAGCACCACCGGAAACCTCACCTACGCCCAACCGCACACCGGTCGTCACACCTTCGCGTGTGGTGGCCGGTGTATGCCTGGTCATCCCGTTGGTCGCGATGCTGTGGGTCAGCTCCTACTCGCGGCTGACGCCGGAGTTCATCGGCATCCCGTTCTTCTACTGGTACCAGATGGCCTGGGTGTTCATCTCGGCCGGACTGACCACGATCGCCTACCTCCTGGTCCGCCGTGAGGAACGCGCACGCAAGGGGGCCGCGTCATGA
- a CDS encoding GNAT family N-acetyltransferase, producing MDIIIRPARADELDAAGRITADAFIADGHTQPDGQYAPKLRDARARAVSAEVLVAVDAADDTLLGCVTFAPPGSPWGDIARDGEAEFRMLAVDPSARGRGTGEALVLACVERARALGVRQLVMSTQQSMTGAHRIYERLGFRRTPDRDWSPVPGVHLFTYALPL from the coding sequence ATGGACATCATCATCCGCCCCGCGCGAGCGGACGAGCTCGATGCGGCAGGCCGCATCACCGCCGACGCCTTCATCGCCGACGGCCACACCCAGCCGGACGGCCAGTACGCCCCGAAGCTGCGCGACGCCCGCGCCCGCGCGGTGTCCGCGGAGGTGCTCGTCGCCGTCGACGCGGCGGACGACACGCTGCTCGGCTGCGTGACGTTCGCCCCTCCCGGCAGCCCCTGGGGCGACATAGCCCGGGACGGCGAGGCGGAGTTCCGGATGCTCGCCGTCGACCCGTCCGCGCGCGGCCGCGGCACCGGCGAGGCACTCGTCCTGGCGTGTGTGGAACGGGCCCGCGCCCTCGGCGTCCGGCAACTGGTGATGTCCACCCAGCAGTCGATGACCGGCGCCCACCGGATCTACGAACGGCTCGGATTCCGGCGCACGCCGGACCGCGACTGGTCGCCCGTTCCGGGCGTCCACCTGTTCACGTACGCCCTCCCGTTGTAA
- a CDS encoding GntR family transcriptional regulator — protein MDSDGGGGTPASDVPETAGAAGRTARVPKYYRLKRHLLDITQTMPPGTPVPPERTLAAEFDTSRTTVRQALQELVVEGRLERIQGKGTFVAKPKVSQALQLTSYTEDMRAQGLEPTSQLLDIGYITADDRLAGLLDMKTGGRVLRIERLRLANSEPMAIEITHLSAKRFPALRRSLAKYTSLYTALAEVYDVRLAEAEETIETSLATPREAGLLGTDVGLPMLMLSRHSIDTTGEPVEWVRSVYRGDRYKFVARLSRPTD, from the coding sequence ATGGACAGCGACGGGGGCGGCGGCACGCCGGCATCGGACGTGCCGGAGACGGCGGGCGCCGCCGGGCGCACCGCGCGTGTGCCCAAGTACTACCGCCTCAAGCGACATCTGCTGGACATCACGCAGACGATGCCGCCCGGCACACCGGTCCCGCCGGAGCGCACGCTCGCGGCGGAATTCGACACCTCCCGCACCACCGTGCGGCAGGCCCTGCAGGAACTGGTGGTCGAGGGGCGCCTCGAACGCATCCAGGGCAAGGGCACCTTCGTCGCCAAGCCGAAGGTCTCCCAGGCACTGCAACTCACCTCGTACACGGAGGACATGCGCGCCCAGGGCCTGGAGCCCACGTCACAGCTCCTGGACATCGGCTACATCACCGCGGACGACCGGCTCGCCGGCCTCCTCGACATGAAGACCGGCGGCCGGGTGCTGCGCATCGAGCGGCTGCGGCTCGCCAACAGCGAGCCGATGGCCATCGAGATCACCCATCTGTCGGCGAAGCGCTTTCCCGCGCTGCGCCGCAGCCTCGCCAAGTACACCTCCCTGTACACGGCGCTGGCGGAGGTCTACGACGTACGGCTGGCCGAGGCCGAGGAGACCATCGAGACCTCGCTGGCCACTCCCCGCGAGGCCGGCCTGCTCGGCACGGACGTCGGCCTGCCGATGCTGATGCTGTCCCGGCACTCCATCGACACCACGGGTGAACCGGTCGAATGGGTGCGTTCCGTCTACCGCGGCGACCGGTACAAGTTCGTCGCCAGGCTGAGCCGCCCCACCGACTGA
- a CDS encoding helix-turn-helix domain-containing protein, whose protein sequence is MLENVAVVLMDGGHAFELGVVCEVFGIDRSEQGLPVYDFAVVGIGKQPVQLHNGMDVSTPYGIDRLEEADLIAVPAGCDYPERAEYPPELLRALRGAVERGGRVLSVCSGAFVLGAAGLLDGRSCTTHWRHTDALARRFPLARIEPDVLYVDDDPVITSAGTAAGIDACLHLVRKEQGGAVASGIARRMVVPPHREGGQAQYVDRPLPRGRCDTVGAVLSWMERHLDREVTVEELAARAHMSPRTFARRFHQETGTTPYRWLLGQRVLLARELLEGTDETMDAIAARAGFGSSATLRHHFAQWVGTTPQAYRRTFRDPVPARSA, encoded by the coding sequence ATGCTGGAAAACGTCGCAGTGGTGCTGATGGACGGCGGACACGCCTTCGAACTGGGCGTCGTCTGCGAAGTCTTCGGCATCGACCGCAGTGAGCAGGGGCTGCCCGTCTACGACTTCGCCGTCGTCGGCATCGGGAAGCAGCCCGTCCAGTTGCACAACGGCATGGACGTCTCGACGCCGTACGGGATCGACCGGCTGGAGGAGGCGGACCTCATCGCCGTCCCGGCCGGGTGCGACTACCCCGAGCGGGCGGAGTACCCGCCGGAGCTGCTGCGCGCGCTGCGCGGAGCCGTGGAGCGGGGCGGCCGGGTGCTCAGCGTGTGCTCGGGGGCGTTCGTGCTGGGCGCGGCCGGGCTGCTGGACGGCCGGAGCTGCACCACGCACTGGCGGCACACGGACGCGCTGGCGCGCCGCTTCCCGCTCGCCCGGATCGAGCCGGACGTGCTGTACGTGGACGACGACCCGGTGATCACGTCCGCCGGTACGGCCGCGGGCATCGACGCCTGTCTGCACCTGGTCCGCAAGGAGCAGGGCGGCGCGGTGGCCTCCGGCATCGCCCGGCGCATGGTGGTGCCGCCGCACCGGGAGGGCGGGCAGGCGCAGTACGTGGACCGGCCGCTGCCGCGCGGCCGGTGCGACACCGTGGGCGCGGTGCTCAGCTGGATGGAGCGCCATCTGGACCGTGAGGTGACCGTCGAGGAACTGGCCGCCCGCGCCCATATGTCGCCGCGCACCTTCGCCCGCCGCTTCCACCAGGAGACCGGCACCACCCCGTACCGCTGGCTGCTGGGCCAGCGGGTGCTGCTGGCGCGCGAGTTGCTGGAGGGGACGGACGAGACGATGGACGCGATCGCCGCCCGCGCGGGCTTCGGCAGCTCGGCGACCCTGCGCCATCACTTCGCCCAGTGGGTGGGCACCACCCCGCAGGCCTACCGCCGGACGTTCAGGGACCCGGTGCCCGCGCGGAGCGCGTGA